The Nostoc sp. UHCC 0926 nucleotide sequence CCCAAAACCTACTTATCATTGGTATTGTAGGCGTTGCTGGCACTACAGACTCAGGTGGGATGGATTCCCTTGCGGAGATTGCAGAGATTGCACAAGAAGCGAATGTTCATTTTCACGTAGATGCTGCTTGGGGCGGTCCACTGATTTTTTCCCAACAACATCGCCACAAACTTGCTGGTATCGACCGGGCTGATTCAGTGACCATTGACGGACATAAACAATTATATTTGCCAATGGGCATTGGTATGGTCTTTTTCCGCGATCCACACAAGGCAAAAGCAATTGAAAAGCAAGCGAGCTACACCATGCGTAAGGGATCATTTGATTTGGGCAAACGTGCTTTAGAAGGTTCTCGACCAGGTATGGCTTTATTTTTACATGCTGGGTTGAATCTGATCGGACTTAAGGGATATGAATTTTTAATTGATGAAGGAATTCGGAAAACTCAATATATGGCAGATTGTATCTGTACCATGCCTGAGTTTGAGTTGTTAGCAGAACCGGATGCTAATTTGCTTATCTATCGATATATTCCAGAGCTATTGAGAGAGGTTGCTGTCAAAAAACAGTTGACCGAAACCGACAATCAACTCATCAATCACTTTAATGAACGCCTCCAGAAAATCCAGCGTAAAATAGGTCGTAGTTTCATTTCACGGACGACAAAAATAACTACTAGCTTTGGCACAGAAATTCCTATCATTGCCCTGCGTGCGGTGATTGCTAACCCGCTAACTACTGAAAAAGATATTGACACAGTTTTAAACGACCAAATTCAGATTGCTGCAAAAATTCCAATTTCAACTTTTCGATAAGCTAGCAATAAATTAGCCTAGTAAACTTTTTTGTTATGAATATGTTAAACGATTTTAATAACTTAAATGATATAGCTATTATCGGCATGGCGGGTCGTTTTCCTGGGGCAAATAACGTCGATATTTTTTGGCAAAACATCCGAGATGGTATAGAGTCTATTTGTTTTTTCACAGATGAAGAACTACTGTCTGGTGGGATAAATCCAGCATTGCTGAATGACTCTCTGTATGTAAGAGCACGCGGTGTACTAGAAAATATAGAGTTATTTGATGCTTCATTTTTTGGCTTTTCTCCCAGAGAAGCTGAAATAACAGACCCGCAACACCGTCTTTTTATAGAATGTGTTTGGTCAGCTCTAGAAAATGCTGGCTACAACTCTCAAACTTATACTGGTCAAATAGGTCTTTTCGCTGGTGTCGCTGCAAGTAACTATTTACTTTCAAACTTATATCCCAACCGGGAGTTGATGGAATCAGTAGACAGTTTCCAAATTTTAATTGGAAACGACAAGGATTTCCTGCCTACGCAAGTTTCTTACAAGTTAAACTTGAGGGGACCCAGCATCAATGTTCAAACTGCCTGCTCGACATCATTGGTTACTGTGCACTTAGCCTGCCAAAGTTTACTTAATGGTGAAAGTGATATTGCTTTAGCTGGTGGTGTTTCGATAAGAGTGCCAGAAAAAACTGGTTACCACTATCAAGAAGGAAGGATTAATTCTCCTGACGGACACTGTCGAGCTTTTGATGCCAAAGCTAAAGGAACTAATGGCGGCAGTGGTTTGGGTGTGGTAGTCTTGAAAAGACTAGAGGATGCTTTTGCCGATGGTGACTTTATTCATGCAGTCATCAAAGGTTCAGCTATTAATAACGACGGCTCTTTAAAAATTGGTTACACAGCGCCTAGCGTTGATGGTCAAAGGGAAGTAATTTTAGAAGCGCTTGCTTTAGCTGGAGTTGAACCTGAGACTATCACATATGTGGAAGCACATGGTACTGGAACTCCGTTAGGAGATCCCATTGAAATTAAGGCTCTTACACAAGCTTTTCATGCTAGCACGAACAAAAAAGGTTTTTGTCCCATTGGTTCGGTAAAAACCAATGTTGGACATTTGGATACAGCAGCTGGTGTTACTGGTTTAATCAAAACAGTACAAGCCCTGAAAAATAAACAAATACCGCCCAGTTTGCATTTTAAGGATCCCAATCCTCAGATAGACTTCGCCAATAGTCCCTTTTATGTCAATGCTATATTATCAGAATGGAAAACCAACGGCACTCCTCGCCGAGCAGGAGTCAGTTCTTTCGGTATTGGAGGGACTAACGCCCATGTCATCTTGGAAGAAGCCCCAGTTGTTGAGAGGTTGGATGCGAGTCGCCCCTGGCAATTGTTGCTGCTCTCAGCTAAAACCACCACAGCCTTAGAAACTAACACAGCCAACTTAGCTACTCACCTCCAGCAACATCCTGATATTACCCTGCCTGATGTAGCTCATACCCTACAAGTAGGTCGTCGAGCATTTGACCATCGCCGTATAGTGGTTTGCAATGGCTGTGAGGATGCAGTGAAAGTACTGACATCCCCAGATCCACAACGTCTTTTAACTTACCACCACAAGCCCAGTCACCGCCCAGTCATATTCATGTTTTCAGGACAAGGGGCGCAATATGTGAATATGGCACGGGAACTATACTTAGTTGAACCAACATTTTTTCAGCACGTAAATATCTGTGCTGACATTCTTCAACCCCTGCTCAATCTTGATATCCGCCATATACTCTTCCCCAAAGAACAACAAATTGAAGCCGCTACCCAAAAACTAGAACAAACGGCACTTACCCAAAGCGCATTGTTTGTCATCGAATATGCCTTAGCACAATTGTGGATGGAATGGGGAGTACATCCAGAGGCGATGATTGGTCATAGCATAGGGGAATATGTTGCAGCGACAATTGCAGGTGTGTTCTCCTTGGAAGATGCCTTGCCAATTGTGGCGACAAGGGGACAACTGATGCAACAATTGCCCTCTGGGAGTATGCTAGCAATTCCGCTTCCAGAAAAAGATGTGCAATCTCTTATAGAAGGTGTAAAGACGTTTCATGGAACGTATCTACAAATAGCAGCTATCAATAGTCCATCTTCGTGCGTTGTTTCCGGTTCTAAAGAGGCGATCGCCTCTCTCCAAAACCAATTATCCTCACAAGAAATAGAATGTCGGCTTTTGCACACATCTCATGCGTTTCATTCTGTAATGATGGAACCAATCTTGGAACCATTTGTGCAATCCCTGAAAAAAGTGAAGCTAAACCCACCGCGTATTCGCTTCATTTCCAATGTCACTGGCAGTTGGATTACAGATGATGAAGCCACAAATGCCAGCTATTGGGGTCAGCATTTGCGGCAAACTGTAAGATTTTCAGATGGGATATCTCAACTGTTGCAACAGTTTGAAGGTGTTTTCTTGGAAGTAGGTCCGGGGCGGACATTAAGCACATTAACAACACAGCATTTCCAATCAAAAGCAAAACAGCTAGTGTTGACTTCTTTACGCCATGCCAAAGAGCAACAATCGGACGTTAGCTTTTTGTTACAGACATTAGGTCGGTTGTGGCTATTTGGAGTAGACATAAATTGGTCAGGATTTTATACCCATGAGCAACGTCATCGTTTGCCTTTGCCTACTTACCCCTTTGAGCGACAAAGATATTGGATTGATGCGAAATCGTCATCACCTTCTTCAATTGCTAAACCTGTAACACCGGATAAAAAACAAGATATTGCCGACTGGTTTTATACCCCTTCATGGAAACGTTCCTCGCTCCCTGATTCATCCTTTCCTCATAAAATAGAATCTGCACAAGGGCAATGGTTGTTGTTTGTTGATGAGTGTGGGGTGGGTTCCCAATTAGTTAACAGACTCCAACAGAATGGCGAAAATGTGATTGTAGTGAAAGTGGGAGAGCAATTTACTAAATTTAGTCAGGGAATTTATGCGATTAATCCCCAAAACCGCAATGACTATGATGCGTTGTTCAAAGAACTTATTGCACTGGGTCAAACTCCGCAAAATATTGCTTATTTATGGAGTGTAAGTACGTTAGATACTTACCAACCAGGTGAGTTTTTAGAATTCAAGAGTTTGCTATTTTTAACGCAATCCCTTAACAACCAAAAAATGACTAATCGCTTACAAATCTGGGTTGTATCCAATCAAGTCCAAGAAGTCAATGGGAATGAAACTCTCGATCCAGACAAAGCAACAGTGTTAGGGTTGTGTAAGGTGATTCCTCAAGAGTATCCTAATATTACTTGCCGGAGTATTGATGTTGTTTTAACGAACCGCACAGACCCAGAGAAGGCAGAGGGAGAAAGAAATCGTATCATAGACCAAATTATAAATGAGTTTATGGCTTTGTCCTGTGACTTAGTTGTTGCATATCGCGATCGCTATCGTTGGGTGCAAACATTTGAGTCAGTGCATCTAGAGTCAGCAGTTGAAGAAAAAACACTACTTAGAAAACAGGCTGTTTACCTGTTTACAGGTGGGCTAGAAAGTCTTGGAGTTGTGCTTGCTCAATATTTGGCAAAAACTCTACAAGCAAAACTCATATTCATTGAGGATTCTACTTTCCCAGAAAAAGAAGAATACTCACAATGGTTAGAAACTCATCCTCCTGAAAATGAGGTGAGTAACAAAATCCAAAAACTCCAAGAATTAGGGAATTTGGATGCAGAAGTTTTAGTGGTACGTGCAGATACAAGTAACTATGAACAAATGCACCTGAGTTTAGCACCTGAGAATATTGGTGAAATTCATGGGGTTATCTATTCAACTGGAATCAACCGAGAAAATATCTTTTGCTCAATACCAGAAATTGGTCAAACGGAGTTAGAAAAACTCCTTGACTCTCAACGTCATAATCTGACTATATTAGAACAAGTATTACAAAGTAGAAAGTTAGATTTTTGGATCATTTTTTCTTCTTTATCTTCCATTTTAGGAGGATTTGGATTAGTTTTATCCTCAGGAATTAATCAGTTAATAGATACCTTTATTCAGAGACATAATCAAACTAACTCTTTGCCTTTGAGATTCATAAATTTGGATAAATTAAAACTCAATGTAAGCCTAGAACAAAAAATACTTGGACAAGTATCTGGGGTAGAATTAGCCATCACTGAGACAGAAAGCGTAGAAGTCTTTAAACGGATACTCTCTTCAGGAGAGGGAACTCAGGTTGTTGTTTCCACAGTAGATCTTAAAGCCAGGTATGAGCATGCATTTAATTTCGACTTCCAACCAAATTCAAAATCTTCCGGTGGAGTAGACTCATCCTCAACCTACTCCAGACCTAACCTCAGTAATTCCTATGTTACTCCGACTAACGAGTTAGAAAAACAAATTGTTGAAATATGGCAAGAAGTTCTAGGAATTGCACAAGTTGGTATTTACGACAACTTCTATCAATTGGGAGGGGACTCCCTGATTGCAACTCAACTAGTTTCTCGATTGCGAACCAAGTTCCCAGTAGAGTTACCATTGCGTGACCTTTTACTTCAAGCAATGATACCAGCTAAACAGGCAGAAATGATTGAGCAACTTCTTTTAGAAAAACTTGAAGAATTATCTGAAGAAAAAGTAGCAATTCTTTTGAAAAATGAATCGTAGTAGAGGCAAGATATTTATAGTAATCGCTACCTAAAATAGGCATCTTGCTGAGTTTACAACTTATTACTTAACAGTTATCAAAAACTCTTAGCAATGGATAAACAAGACTCTAACTTATCACCCGCTAAAAAAGCCCTTCTAGAAAAATGGAAGGGAGGAAAATTTCAAGCTGATACTATTCCCAAGCATCAAAGCTCAAACAATATTCCCTTGTCTTTCTCTCAACAAAGGCTATGGTTTATTGACCAACTTTATCACGGGAGTTCTTTCTATAATATTCCAAGTGCTTTCCATTTAACTGGACAGCTTAATATTACGGCGCTGCAACAAAGTCTCAACGAAATTATTAAGCGTCATGAAGTTTGGCGGACGACTTTTGCACTCGTAAATGGACAGCCAGTGCAGCATATTGTACCAGAATTCACCTGGGAGCTTCCCATTATCAACCTAGAGCATTTATCTGGTAATAATTGGGAAGAAGAGATTAAACGACTTGCGGCTCTTGAAGCAAAAAAAACCTTCAATTTAGCGAAAGGACTTCTAGTCAGAGCAACTTTACTGCGCTTGGGTGAACAAGAGCATGTTTTCCTCTTGACCATGCACCATATTATTACGGATGGATGGTCTATTGGTGTATTCTTGCGGGAGTTGGCAACGCTGTATGCAACTTTCTCTACAAATCAGCCTTCTCCTTTGCTTGAACTTCCCATTCAGTACGCAGATTTTGCAATTTGGCAACGCGATCGCTTGCAAGGTGAACTACTCAAAACCCAGCTCAGTTACTGGAAGCAACAACTAAGCGGTGAATTACCTGTCCTAAAGTTACCAACAGACCGTCCGCGACCAGATGTTACCACTTTTACTGGTGCTAAACAATACTTTACTTTTTCCAAAACCTTGACAGATGCACTAAATCAATTCAGCCAGCTAGAAGACACCACTTTATTCATGACTCTACTGGCAGCATTTAATATATTGTTATACCACTACACAGAGCAAGAAGACATCCTCATTGGTTCTCCAATTGCCAACCGGAACCGAGCCGAACTAGAAGGGATGTTGGGTTTGTTTGTAAATACTTTGGTGTTCCGTAATAACCTTGGTGGTAATCCCAGCTTCCGCGAACTATTGCATCGGGTGCGTGAGTGTACTTTATCAGCTTATGCACATCAGGATTTGCCTTTTGAGATGCTTGTAGAAGAATTGCAACCTGAGCGTGACTTAAGCCGGAATCCACTTTATGAAGTGATGTTTGTCCTGCAAAACACCCCAATGGCTGTGCAGTCTGTTTCTGGGTTAACCTTGCGTACTTTGCAATTTGATAGCGGTACAACACAGTTAGACATTTTCCTGTCAATGTCCCAATCGCAACAGGGATTAACAGGGTTTTTGGAATACAATACAGACATTTTTGAGGATGCAACAATCACCCGATTTATTAGCAATTTCCAAGCTTTATTGGAAAGTATTGTTGCAAATCCAAAACAGCGCATCTATGAATTATCACCCCTGACTGCTACCGAGCAAGAGCAACTATTATTTGAGTGGAATCAAACTCGCGCAGATTATCCTCAAGAAACCTCCCTTCATCAATTATTTGAGCAGCAAGTCGAGCAATCTCTTGATGCATTAGCGTTAATTAGCCAATCAGAACAACTGACTTATTGTCAACTAAA carries:
- a CDS encoding type I polyketide synthase — its product is MNMLNDFNNLNDIAIIGMAGRFPGANNVDIFWQNIRDGIESICFFTDEELLSGGINPALLNDSLYVRARGVLENIELFDASFFGFSPREAEITDPQHRLFIECVWSALENAGYNSQTYTGQIGLFAGVAASNYLLSNLYPNRELMESVDSFQILIGNDKDFLPTQVSYKLNLRGPSINVQTACSTSLVTVHLACQSLLNGESDIALAGGVSIRVPEKTGYHYQEGRINSPDGHCRAFDAKAKGTNGGSGLGVVVLKRLEDAFADGDFIHAVIKGSAINNDGSLKIGYTAPSVDGQREVILEALALAGVEPETITYVEAHGTGTPLGDPIEIKALTQAFHASTNKKGFCPIGSVKTNVGHLDTAAGVTGLIKTVQALKNKQIPPSLHFKDPNPQIDFANSPFYVNAILSEWKTNGTPRRAGVSSFGIGGTNAHVILEEAPVVERLDASRPWQLLLLSAKTTTALETNTANLATHLQQHPDITLPDVAHTLQVGRRAFDHRRIVVCNGCEDAVKVLTSPDPQRLLTYHHKPSHRPVIFMFSGQGAQYVNMARELYLVEPTFFQHVNICADILQPLLNLDIRHILFPKEQQIEAATQKLEQTALTQSALFVIEYALAQLWMEWGVHPEAMIGHSIGEYVAATIAGVFSLEDALPIVATRGQLMQQLPSGSMLAIPLPEKDVQSLIEGVKTFHGTYLQIAAINSPSSCVVSGSKEAIASLQNQLSSQEIECRLLHTSHAFHSVMMEPILEPFVQSLKKVKLNPPRIRFISNVTGSWITDDEATNASYWGQHLRQTVRFSDGISQLLQQFEGVFLEVGPGRTLSTLTTQHFQSKAKQLVLTSLRHAKEQQSDVSFLLQTLGRLWLFGVDINWSGFYTHEQRHRLPLPTYPFERQRYWIDAKSSSPSSIAKPVTPDKKQDIADWFYTPSWKRSSLPDSSFPHKIESAQGQWLLFVDECGVGSQLVNRLQQNGENVIVVKVGEQFTKFSQGIYAINPQNRNDYDALFKELIALGQTPQNIAYLWSVSTLDTYQPGEFLEFKSLLFLTQSLNNQKMTNRLQIWVVSNQVQEVNGNETLDPDKATVLGLCKVIPQEYPNITCRSIDVVLTNRTDPEKAEGERNRIIDQIINEFMALSCDLVVAYRDRYRWVQTFESVHLESAVEEKTLLRKQAVYLFTGGLESLGVVLAQYLAKTLQAKLIFIEDSTFPEKEEYSQWLETHPPENEVSNKIQKLQELGNLDAEVLVVRADTSNYEQMHLSLAPENIGEIHGVIYSTGINRENIFCSIPEIGQTELEKLLDSQRHNLTILEQVLQSRKLDFWIIFSSLSSILGGFGLVLSSGINQLIDTFIQRHNQTNSLPLRFINLDKLKLNVSLEQKILGQVSGVELAITETESVEVFKRILSSGEGTQVVVSTVDLKARYEHAFNFDFQPNSKSSGGVDSSSTYSRPNLSNSYVTPTNELEKQIVEIWQEVLGIAQVGIYDNFYQLGGDSLIATQLVSRLRTKFPVELPLRDLLLQAMIPAKQAEMIEQLLLEKLEELSEEKVAILLKNES